A stretch of the Zeugodacus cucurbitae isolate PBARC_wt_2022May chromosome 6, idZeuCucr1.2, whole genome shotgun sequence genome encodes the following:
- the LOC105221294 gene encoding uncharacterized protein LOC105221294 isoform X1: protein MGPRLVNIFSNSNSVDVLRFYGRLGMEINKPTIDLPNHTLVNGHAPNMANKTLLGNSAQIKQKISPDTSISPDNTMVPDTNSRNVHIPYILNGELFEIQTQDGENVTVKCCNCPPDRVYRGSVRSTGNFHMHIKRRHPDLMGKIYDMKVNALVERRDRFLRNRKSTRRRNTNGSGNRGSSSRNEQRLTCSVQPSSELFKIKAAFQRHQLQQQEQNRIQQDQTQQSTEKNQGILQKWNVIDHFLVTPAFERTRDIMEAFNEQPLNYSLKQNTVANMNCSESTQDFEANDANTSDNLNTTNLSETIDTIEQITDYEVMSTYNKASDHATETKRKICAVYGNDAVSERVVQIWFSKFRKGDTSCVDGQRTGRPGVADSDKVKMLIERNPHFTTKKIAEIISLSEKTVADYLQRLGYVADGDGWRFDDSAPKSNDNNSNKSLMDGEISVAEAEVFGYCNEEFAYEPSLNCNVQIAPTEENSPIPRPPSVSYVDFTYIENDNYNDMKITGKENDDIGNTGSTTLPSFSEYFSNVYTSYLRGGDGYCAIENININSVDTFSGGYPLKSYE, encoded by the exons ATGGGTCCTCGcttagttaatattttttccaatagcAATAGTGTGGACGTATTACGGTTTTATGGTCGACTTggaatggaaataaataaaccaaCGATTGACTTACCAAATCACACACTTGTAAATGGACACGCTCCAAATATGGCTAATAAAACGCTTTTAGGGAATTCTGCACAAATTAAGCAGAAAATATCTCCAGATACTTCAATATCACCTGATAACACAATGGTCCCTGATACTAATTCACGAAATGTTCATATTCCATACATACTTAATGGGGAGCTTTTTGAGATACAGACTCAGGACGGTGAGAATGTAACTGTGAAATGTTGTAATTGTCCACCAGATCGCGTGTATCGAGGCAGCGTGCGATCTACTGGCAATTTCCATATGCATATAAAG AGACGTCATCCTGATTTAATGGGAAagatatatgatatgaaagtgaATGCTTTGGTAGAAAGGAGGGACCGATTTCTGCGCAATCGCAAATCTACCCGTCGTCGTAATACCAACGGGAGTGGAAACAGAGGATCTTCCTCACGTAATGAACAGCGATTAACATGTTCGGTGCAACCATCTTcggaattgtttaaaattaaagcgGCGTTTCAACGACATCAACtccaacaacaagaacaaaatcGCATTCAACAAGATCAAACTCAGCAATCGACCGAAAAAAACCAGGGAATCTTGCAAAAg TGGAATGTCATCGATCACTTTCTGGTTACACCTGCTTTTGAGAGAACACGTGATATTATGGAAGCCTTTAATGAGCAACCACTCAATTATAGTCTCAAGCAAAATACCGTTGCAAACATGAACTGCAGCGAGAGTACTCAAGATTTTGAAGCTAATGATGCCAATACATCTGACAATTTGAATACAACTAATCTTTCA GAGACAATAGACACAATCGAGCAAATAACGGATTATGAAGTTATGTCAACGTACAACAAAGCAAGTGATCACG ctACCGAGACGAAAAGGAAGATTTGTGCTGTGTATGGCAATGATGCTGTTAGTGAGCGAGTGGTACAAATatggttttcaaaatttcgaaaggGCGACACAAGTTGTGTTGATGGACAACGTACTGGTCGTCCCGGAGTAGCTGATAgtgataaagtgaaaatgttaattgaaaGAAATCCGCATTTCACTACCAAGAAAATTGCCGAAATCATTAGTCTATCGGAAAAGACCGTTGCTGATTATTTACAGCGTCTGGGATATGTGGCTGATGGTGATGGTTGGCGCTTTGACGACTCTGCTCCAAAAAgtaatgacaacaacagcaacaaatcacTTATGGATGGGGAGATAAGTGTTGCAGAGGCGGAAGTTTTCGGTTACTGCAACGAAGAATTTGCATACGAACCGTCTCTCAATTGTAATGTTCAAAtcgccccaacggaagaaaaCAGCCCCATTCCCCGTCCACCATCTGTTTCTTACGTGGACTTTACATATATAGAGAATGATAACTACAACGATATGAAAATTACAGGAAAGGAAAATGATGACATTGGCAACACCGGTTCAACTACTTTGCCCTCATTTTCAGAATACTTTTCTAACGT TTATACCAGTTACCTTCGAGGTGGTGACGGATATTGTGCaatcgaaaatataaatatcaactCTGTGGATACATTTAGTGGTGGATACCCGTTAAAAAGTTACGAGTAA
- the LOC105221294 gene encoding uncharacterized protein LOC105221294 isoform X2 yields MEHRRNFIPNSVDVLRFYGRLGMEINKPTIDLPNHTLVNGHAPNMANKTLLGNSAQIKQKISPDTSISPDNTMVPDTNSRNVHIPYILNGELFEIQTQDGENVTVKCCNCPPDRVYRGSVRSTGNFHMHIKRRHPDLMGKIYDMKVNALVERRDRFLRNRKSTRRRNTNGSGNRGSSSRNEQRLTCSVQPSSELFKIKAAFQRHQLQQQEQNRIQQDQTQQSTEKNQGILQKWNVIDHFLVTPAFERTRDIMEAFNEQPLNYSLKQNTVANMNCSESTQDFEANDANTSDNLNTTNLSETIDTIEQITDYEVMSTYNKASDHATETKRKICAVYGNDAVSERVVQIWFSKFRKGDTSCVDGQRTGRPGVADSDKVKMLIERNPHFTTKKIAEIISLSEKTVADYLQRLGYVADGDGWRFDDSAPKSNDNNSNKSLMDGEISVAEAEVFGYCNEEFAYEPSLNCNVQIAPTEENSPIPRPPSVSYVDFTYIENDNYNDMKITGKENDDIGNTGSTTLPSFSEYFSNVYTSYLRGGDGYCAIENININSVDTFSGGYPLKSYE; encoded by the exons ATGGAGCATAGGCGAAATTTCATTCC cAATAGTGTGGACGTATTACGGTTTTATGGTCGACTTggaatggaaataaataaaccaaCGATTGACTTACCAAATCACACACTTGTAAATGGACACGCTCCAAATATGGCTAATAAAACGCTTTTAGGGAATTCTGCACAAATTAAGCAGAAAATATCTCCAGATACTTCAATATCACCTGATAACACAATGGTCCCTGATACTAATTCACGAAATGTTCATATTCCATACATACTTAATGGGGAGCTTTTTGAGATACAGACTCAGGACGGTGAGAATGTAACTGTGAAATGTTGTAATTGTCCACCAGATCGCGTGTATCGAGGCAGCGTGCGATCTACTGGCAATTTCCATATGCATATAAAG AGACGTCATCCTGATTTAATGGGAAagatatatgatatgaaagtgaATGCTTTGGTAGAAAGGAGGGACCGATTTCTGCGCAATCGCAAATCTACCCGTCGTCGTAATACCAACGGGAGTGGAAACAGAGGATCTTCCTCACGTAATGAACAGCGATTAACATGTTCGGTGCAACCATCTTcggaattgtttaaaattaaagcgGCGTTTCAACGACATCAACtccaacaacaagaacaaaatcGCATTCAACAAGATCAAACTCAGCAATCGACCGAAAAAAACCAGGGAATCTTGCAAAAg TGGAATGTCATCGATCACTTTCTGGTTACACCTGCTTTTGAGAGAACACGTGATATTATGGAAGCCTTTAATGAGCAACCACTCAATTATAGTCTCAAGCAAAATACCGTTGCAAACATGAACTGCAGCGAGAGTACTCAAGATTTTGAAGCTAATGATGCCAATACATCTGACAATTTGAATACAACTAATCTTTCA GAGACAATAGACACAATCGAGCAAATAACGGATTATGAAGTTATGTCAACGTACAACAAAGCAAGTGATCACG ctACCGAGACGAAAAGGAAGATTTGTGCTGTGTATGGCAATGATGCTGTTAGTGAGCGAGTGGTACAAATatggttttcaaaatttcgaaaggGCGACACAAGTTGTGTTGATGGACAACGTACTGGTCGTCCCGGAGTAGCTGATAgtgataaagtgaaaatgttaattgaaaGAAATCCGCATTTCACTACCAAGAAAATTGCCGAAATCATTAGTCTATCGGAAAAGACCGTTGCTGATTATTTACAGCGTCTGGGATATGTGGCTGATGGTGATGGTTGGCGCTTTGACGACTCTGCTCCAAAAAgtaatgacaacaacagcaacaaatcacTTATGGATGGGGAGATAAGTGTTGCAGAGGCGGAAGTTTTCGGTTACTGCAACGAAGAATTTGCATACGAACCGTCTCTCAATTGTAATGTTCAAAtcgccccaacggaagaaaaCAGCCCCATTCCCCGTCCACCATCTGTTTCTTACGTGGACTTTACATATATAGAGAATGATAACTACAACGATATGAAAATTACAGGAAAGGAAAATGATGACATTGGCAACACCGGTTCAACTACTTTGCCCTCATTTTCAGAATACTTTTCTAACGT TTATACCAGTTACCTTCGAGGTGGTGACGGATATTGTGCaatcgaaaatataaatatcaactCTGTGGATACATTTAGTGGTGGATACCCGTTAAAAAGTTACGAGTAA
- the LOC105221292 gene encoding adenylate kinase isoenzyme 6 homolog, giving the protein MATTDEKVDAKPNILITGTPGAGKSHLCERLSDQLKLKWLDCSKIAKENDFVEEYDDEYDCPILDEDKLMDFLEPLMQQGGNIVEYHGCDFFPERWFEAVFVVTCSNTQLFDRLKERGYNEKKLKSNLECEIFGTVLEEARDSYKPEIVFELKGDTKLDAEQSMKTIKNWYRAWKRK; this is encoded by the exons atggccACAACAGATGAGAAAGTGGATGCCAAACCAAATATACTAATCACAG GAACTCCTGGTGCCGGAAAGTCACACTTGTGTGAAAGGTTATCCgatcaattaaaattgaagTGGTTGGATTGCTCtaaaattgccaaagaaaacGATTTTGTTGAGGAATATGATGATGAGTACGATTGCCCGATTCTTGATGAAGACAAA TTAATGGACTTCTTGGAACCCCTTATGCAACAAGGTGGGAATATAGTTGAATATCACGGCTGTGATTTCTTCCCTGAGAGATGGTTTGAAgcggtttttgttgttacatgTTCCAATACTCAACTTTTTGATCGTCTCAAAGAACGTGGATAcaatgaaaagaaattaaaatcaaaCCTTGAATGTGAGATATTTGGAACAGTGCTGGAGGAGGCACGCGATTCATATAAACCAGAGATTGTTTTCGAATTAAAAGGTGATACCAAACTGGATGCTGAACAAAGtatgaaaactataaaaaattggTACAGAGCTTGGAAGCGGAAATAA
- the Clcn7_0 gene encoding H(+)/Cl(-) exchange transporter 7, with product MKKADDVELLIDVGSSEEEDDDSLHRAKLKVKTKDDPNKELREQQIEDEDDDEDDALAIKPIGVEPTSSGSQQVGQEQQDPESNSNIIPPENNSQRSANNLEANEGRINGIQNQPTFYIRSRTATVNTATLKDDVYESLDYDVCDNVLFKEEQKRTDNARFNIRKDILRWIIFIQIGVVTALIACIIDIPIEELSAVKYTFLKNSVDNNVAANINPGGNLVIPYLYWMGLSIVPVVLGAALVTYVEPITAGSGMPQVKSYLNGIKIPRIVRIKTLAVKAVGVVTAVVGGLVGGKEGPMAHAGAVVAAGISQGKSTTFVKDFRVFRAFRDDHEKRDFVLGGAAAGVAAAFGSPIGGMLFSLEEAASFWNQNLIWRTLVASIISSFTLNIVLSAYHGLNNFTFTGLFNLGKFEQPLTFEYFELPIFMLFGVTGGLLGAMWNSYNTHINRFRSRFIKFKFARILEAALVAVIGVTLACIMIFFINDCRPLGNDPTDYPVQLFCEDNEYNAVAALWFQTPEATVRSLFHDPPGSHKILTLTVFTLVYYFLACLTFGLNVSLGIFIPTGLVGAAWGRLVAMIIFYIFPEATFLSPGKYALIGAAANLGGVLRMTISLSVILMETTGVETSFFFPLIVTLISAKWVGDYFTEGIYDIQIKMSCVPLLPWELLPKYKGLKASQLMSSPVICIKKCDSAKYIYKVLRRCKHNGFPVVEDVQGNNRENGRVCGIVLRSQLIVILLNSFYEEKKHFWEKEVSIQTFRNVYPRYPSIDSVRLPNEKENYTVNLEIFMNPSPVRVSQCDSASKIFKKFRALGLRHMIVIDRENRVVGIITRKDFLYK from the exons ATGAAAAAGGCTGATGACGTAGAATTGCTTATCGATGTTGGTTCGAGTGAGGAAGAGGATGACGATAGTTTACACAGAGCTAaactaaaagtaaaaacaaaagatgATCCAAACAAAGAATTGCGGGAGCAACAGATCGAAGACGAAGACGACGATGAAGACGATGCTCTAGCAATAAAACCCATTGGCGTGGAGCCAACTTCATCTGGG TCACAGCAAGTTGGTCAGGAGCAACAAGATCCTGAATCAAACTCTAATATCATACCGCCCGAAAACAATAGTCAAAGATCAGCAAATAACTTAGAGGCCAATGAAGGAAGAAtcaatggaattcaaaatcagCCAACCTTTTATATTCGTTCTCGTACAGCCACTGTAAACACTGCTACGCTTAAAGATGATGTTTATGAG AGTTTGGATTACGACGTATGTGACAATGTGTTATTCAAGGAGGAACAAAAACGAACAGACAATGCACGTTTTAACATTCGCAAAGACATTCTACGTTggataatatttatacaaatcgGCGTTGTGACCGCGCTAATCGCCTGTATAATTGACATCCCTATTGAAGAGTTATCTGCAGTAAAATACACGTTCCTCAAAAACT CTGTTGATAATAACGTAGCTGCTAATATCAATCCCGGAGGAAATTTGGTCATACCATATCTCTATTGGATGGGCCTGAGCATAGTACCGGTGGTATTGGGTGCAGCGTTGGTAACTTATGTGGAGCCAATAACAGCTGGCAGTGGAATGCCACAAGTGAAAAGCTATCTCAATGGCATTAAAATTCCTCGAATTGTTCGTATAAAAACGCTGGCTGTAAAAGCTGTTGGTGTGGTAACAGCGGTAGTAGGCGGTCTGGTGGGAGGAAAG GAAGGGCCAATGGCTCACGCCGGAGCCGTAGTTGCTGCTGGTATATCCCAAGGAAAAAGTACAACTTTTGTTAAGGATTTTCGAGTTTTTCGCGCTTTTCGCGATGATCACGAGAAGCGAGATTTTGTATTAGGCGGTGCAGCGGctggtgttgctgctgctttcgGCTCACCAATCGGTGGAATGTTATTCTCATTGGAGGAGGCAGCTAGTTTTTGGAATCAAAATCTTATTTGGCGCACCCTGGTCGCATCTATTATTAGTTCGTTTACACTAAACATTGTCCTATCAGCATATCATGGCTTAAACAACTTCACCTTTACGGGTCTATTCAATTTGGGAAAATTTGAGCAACCCCTGACATTTGAGTATTTCGAGCTACCCATATTTATGTTATTTGGCGTAACTGGTGGTCTATTGGGCGCCATGTGGAACTCATATAATACGCATATCAACCGGTTTCGTTCGCGTTTCATTAAGTTCAAATTTGCACGAATTCTAGAAGCAGCACTTGTGGCAGTGATCGGTGTGACATTGGCATGTATTATGATATTTTTCATCAATGATTGCCGCCCACTCGGAAATGATCCCACCGATTATCCAGTACAA CTCTTTTGTGAGGATAATGAGTACAACGCAGTGGCAGCACTTTGGTTCCAAACACCGGAGGCAACAGTACGTTCACTATTTCATGATCCGCCAG GCTCACACAAAATACTGACGCTGACGGTGTTTACACTGGTTTACTACTTCCTGGCTTGCTTGACTTTCGGTCTAAATGTATCTCTTGGCATATTCATACCAACTGGTTTAGTGGGAGCAGCGTGGGGCCGTTTAGTAGCCATGatcattttctatattttccctGAAGCG ACATTTTTGAGTCCCGGAAAGTATGCCCTTATCGGCGCAGCTGCTAATTTAGGTGGAGTACTGCGTATGACAATTAGTCTTTCGGTCATACTCATGGAGACAACCGGCGTAGAGACGTCATTTTTCTTTCCTTTGATTGTGACGCTAATCAGCGCAAAGTGGGTCGGCGACTATTTTACTGAG GGCATCTACGACATTCAAATCAAAATGAGCTGTGTGCCCCTATTGCCATGGGAGCTTCTACCGAAGTATAAAGGACTCAAAGCGTCACAATTAATGAGCTCGCCAGTGATTTGTATCAAGAAATGCGACAGTGCGAAGTACATTTATAAAGTGCTGCGTCGTTGCAAGCACAACGGCTTCCCAGTTGTAGAGGACGTGCAGGGT aataATCGTGAAAATGGTCGTGTTTGCGGTATTGTTTTGCGTTCACAACTGATTGTAATTCTGCTGAACTCATTTTACGAAGAAAAGAAACATTTTTGGGAAAAAGAGGTTTCAATACAAACCTTCAGGAACGTTTATCCGCGTTATCCGTCAATTGAT AGCGTGCGTTTGCCAAATGAGAAAGAGAATTACACAGTCAATTTGGAGATATTCATGAATCCATCGCCAGTGCGTGTTAGTCAA TGTGATTCagcttctaaaatatttaagaagttCCGGGCACTTGGTTTGCGTCATATGATTGTGATTGATCGTGAAAATcgtgttgttggtattattACTCGTAAAGATTttctgtataaataa
- the LOC105221294 gene encoding uncharacterized protein LOC105221294 isoform X3 has translation MEHRRNFIPVDVLRFYGRLGMEINKPTIDLPNHTLVNGHAPNMANKTLLGNSAQIKQKISPDTSISPDNTMVPDTNSRNVHIPYILNGELFEIQTQDGENVTVKCCNCPPDRVYRGSVRSTGNFHMHIKRRHPDLMGKIYDMKVNALVERRDRFLRNRKSTRRRNTNGSGNRGSSSRNEQRLTCSVQPSSELFKIKAAFQRHQLQQQEQNRIQQDQTQQSTEKNQGILQKWNVIDHFLVTPAFERTRDIMEAFNEQPLNYSLKQNTVANMNCSESTQDFEANDANTSDNLNTTNLSETIDTIEQITDYEVMSTYNKASDHATETKRKICAVYGNDAVSERVVQIWFSKFRKGDTSCVDGQRTGRPGVADSDKVKMLIERNPHFTTKKIAEIISLSEKTVADYLQRLGYVADGDGWRFDDSAPKSNDNNSNKSLMDGEISVAEAEVFGYCNEEFAYEPSLNCNVQIAPTEENSPIPRPPSVSYVDFTYIENDNYNDMKITGKENDDIGNTGSTTLPSFSEYFSNVYTSYLRGGDGYCAIENININSVDTFSGGYPLKSYE, from the exons ATGGAGCATAGGCGAAATTTCATTCC TGTGGACGTATTACGGTTTTATGGTCGACTTggaatggaaataaataaaccaaCGATTGACTTACCAAATCACACACTTGTAAATGGACACGCTCCAAATATGGCTAATAAAACGCTTTTAGGGAATTCTGCACAAATTAAGCAGAAAATATCTCCAGATACTTCAATATCACCTGATAACACAATGGTCCCTGATACTAATTCACGAAATGTTCATATTCCATACATACTTAATGGGGAGCTTTTTGAGATACAGACTCAGGACGGTGAGAATGTAACTGTGAAATGTTGTAATTGTCCACCAGATCGCGTGTATCGAGGCAGCGTGCGATCTACTGGCAATTTCCATATGCATATAAAG AGACGTCATCCTGATTTAATGGGAAagatatatgatatgaaagtgaATGCTTTGGTAGAAAGGAGGGACCGATTTCTGCGCAATCGCAAATCTACCCGTCGTCGTAATACCAACGGGAGTGGAAACAGAGGATCTTCCTCACGTAATGAACAGCGATTAACATGTTCGGTGCAACCATCTTcggaattgtttaaaattaaagcgGCGTTTCAACGACATCAACtccaacaacaagaacaaaatcGCATTCAACAAGATCAAACTCAGCAATCGACCGAAAAAAACCAGGGAATCTTGCAAAAg TGGAATGTCATCGATCACTTTCTGGTTACACCTGCTTTTGAGAGAACACGTGATATTATGGAAGCCTTTAATGAGCAACCACTCAATTATAGTCTCAAGCAAAATACCGTTGCAAACATGAACTGCAGCGAGAGTACTCAAGATTTTGAAGCTAATGATGCCAATACATCTGACAATTTGAATACAACTAATCTTTCA GAGACAATAGACACAATCGAGCAAATAACGGATTATGAAGTTATGTCAACGTACAACAAAGCAAGTGATCACG ctACCGAGACGAAAAGGAAGATTTGTGCTGTGTATGGCAATGATGCTGTTAGTGAGCGAGTGGTACAAATatggttttcaaaatttcgaaaggGCGACACAAGTTGTGTTGATGGACAACGTACTGGTCGTCCCGGAGTAGCTGATAgtgataaagtgaaaatgttaattgaaaGAAATCCGCATTTCACTACCAAGAAAATTGCCGAAATCATTAGTCTATCGGAAAAGACCGTTGCTGATTATTTACAGCGTCTGGGATATGTGGCTGATGGTGATGGTTGGCGCTTTGACGACTCTGCTCCAAAAAgtaatgacaacaacagcaacaaatcacTTATGGATGGGGAGATAAGTGTTGCAGAGGCGGAAGTTTTCGGTTACTGCAACGAAGAATTTGCATACGAACCGTCTCTCAATTGTAATGTTCAAAtcgccccaacggaagaaaaCAGCCCCATTCCCCGTCCACCATCTGTTTCTTACGTGGACTTTACATATATAGAGAATGATAACTACAACGATATGAAAATTACAGGAAAGGAAAATGATGACATTGGCAACACCGGTTCAACTACTTTGCCCTCATTTTCAGAATACTTTTCTAACGT TTATACCAGTTACCTTCGAGGTGGTGACGGATATTGTGCaatcgaaaatataaatatcaactCTGTGGATACATTTAGTGGTGGATACCCGTTAAAAAGTTACGAGTAA
- the LOC114803529 gene encoding uncharacterized protein LOC114803529 has translation MSAIWDKMCEVFALLVRPTRRKTRVTFSPSTLHREIIRHTKLSASTNPFFNFLAEVRMKANGGRLMHPGCGSMSPRESARIAKTAGRIWNSMTDEQKQPYRSIAMEQRKLKRLRRRRSNSSARRRRTTLQSKTPVECKFLLPPQPTPEEDTYVNAASED, from the coding sequence ATGTCAGCCATATGGGACAAAATGTGTGAAGTGTTCGCGTTGCTGGTTCGGCCGACGCGACGGAAAACCCGCGTGACATTCAGTCCTAGCACTCTACATCGTGAAATCATACGGCACACCAAACTATCGGCTTCCACGAATCCCTTTTTCAACTTCCTTGCCGAGGTGCGTATGAAAGCCAATGGTGGGCGACTAATGCACCCAGGCTGTGGTTCGATGTCGCCGCGGGAAAGCGCTCGTATCGCCAAGACGGCAGGCCGCATATGGAACTCTATGACTGATGAACAAAAGCAGCCGTATCGAAGCATTGCGATGGAGCAGCGGAAGCTGAAGAGGCTGCGGCGAAGGCGTTCCAACTCATCTGCACGCAGACGAAGAACAACATTGCAAAGCAAAACGCCAGTCGAGTGCAAATTCCTTTTACCGCCGCAGCCCACACCTGAagaagatacatatgtaaatgcggCTTCCGAGGATTGA
- the Cyp301a1 gene encoding probable cytochrome P450 301a1, mitochondrial codes for MSGVRGLSVNLWRNSVNGNAVAVGGRIVASVKFNEIGDHQKAFATKSGAVSSANVRENSSAAATATTATSPEMACPHMANGGAAVHETSEWQNALPYNEIPGPKPIPILGNTWRMMPIIGQYTISDVAKISSLLHERYGRIVRFSGLIGRPDLLFIYDADEIEKCYRNEGATPFRPSMPSLVKYKGEIRKDFFEDIGGVVGVHGEPWRQFRSRVQKPVLQLSTIRRYLKPLEVVTNDFLERCEQLLDENSELPEDFDNEIHKWSLECIGRVALDTRLGCLESNLSPDSEPQQIIIAAKYALRNVATLELKAPYWRYFPTPLWTHYVKNMNFFVEVCMKYIGNATERLKQQGPSRDGEPSLLEKVILAEKNEKVATIMALDLILVGIDTISMAVCSILYQLATRPAEQQKVREELKRVLPEADSELSIQRLDQMHYLKAFIKEVFRMYSTVIGNGRTLQEDTVICGYRIPKGVQAVFPTLVTGQMEEFVSDAASFKPERWLKANQGGTGDHLHPFASLPYGYGARMCLGRRFADLEMQILLAKLLRNYKLEYNHKPLDYAVTFMYAPDGPLRFKMTRAD; via the exons ATGAGCGGTGTGCGCGGATTGTCTGTCAATTTGTGGCGCAACAGCGTCAATGgtaatgctgttgctgttggcggCCGCATTGTGGCAAGCGTCAAGTTCAACGAGATCGGCGATCATCAGAAGGCCTTCGCCACCAAATCCGGAGCGGTGTCTTCGGCTAATGTCCGAGAAAATTCAAGTGCTGCCGCGACGGCGACCACGGCTACCAGTCCCGAAATGGCGTGTCCACATATGGCTAACGGCGGCGCTGCGGTGCATGAGACGAGCGAGTGGCAGAATGCACTGCCATACAACGAGATACCCGGTCCGAAGCCCATACCCATACTGGGCAACACCTGGCG AATGATGCCCATAATCGGCCAATACACGATATCAGACGTCGCGAAGATCTCGTCACTTTTACACGAACGCTATGGACGCATCGTACGCTTTAGCGGTCTCATCGGGCGCCCCGATCTGCTGTTCATATACGATGCCGACGAAATCGAAAAG TGCTATCGCAATGAGGGTGCGACTCCGTTCCGACCATCCATGCCAAGTTTGGTAAAATACAAAGGTGAAATACGGAAGGATTTCTTCGAGGACATCGGAGGAGTAGTGGGTGT TCATGGTGAGCCTTGGCGTCAATTTCGGTCACGTGTACAAAAGCCGGTGCTACAATTGTCGACCATCAGACGTTATCTGAAGCCATTAGAAGTGGTCACAAATGACTTTTTGGAGCGCTGTGAACAGCTTTTGGATGAGAACTCAGAATTGCCAGAGGACTTTGACAACGAAATCCACAAATGGTCCTTGGAGT GCATCGGACGTGTTGCCCTCGATACGCGACTCGGTTGCTTGGAGTCTAATCTCTCGCCAGACTCTGAACCACAGCAAATTATCATTGCTGCCAAATATGCGCTACGCAATGTGGCAACCCTTGAGCTGAAAGCTCCATACTGGCGTTATTTCCCTACGCCACTCTGGACCCACTATGTCAAGAACATGAATTTCTTTGTAGA AGTTTGCATGAAATATATTGGCAATGCAACGGAGCGTTTAAAGCAACAAGGACCAAGTCGTGACGGTGAACCCTCGCTGCTGGAAAAAGTCATACTCGCCGAGAAGAATGAAAAGGTGGCTACCATTATGGCTTTGGATTTAATTTTGGTGGGCATTGACACG ATATCTATGGCAGTGTGCTCCATACTCTATCAATTGGCAACACGCCCTGCCGAGCAACAAAAGGTGCGTGAGGAACTCAAACGCGTATTACCCGAAGCAGACAGCGAGCTTTCCATACAACGCCTTGACCAAATGCACTACCTGAAAGCGTTTATTAAAGAGGTCTTCCGCATGTACAGCACAGTAATCGGCAACGGTCGTACTTTGCAGGAAGATACCGTAATCTGTGGCTACCGAATACCCAAAGGT GTGCAAGCCGTTTTTCCGACACTTGTCACCGGGCAAATGGAAGAATTCGTTTCTGATGCGGCATCCTTCAAGCCAGAACGGTGGTTAAAAGCCAACCAAGGGGGCACCGGTGACCACTTACATCCATTCGCATCCCTGCCATATGGATATGGTGCCCGCATGTGTTTGGGTAGACGTTTCGCTGACTTAGAAATGCAAATTCTGCTAGCCAAG CTACTACGCAATTACAAGCTGGAATATAATCACAAGCCTTTGGATTACGCTGTGACGTTTATGTACGCTCCTGATGGGCCACTGAGGTTTAAGATGACCAGAGCGGATTAA